The following nucleotide sequence is from Peribacillus sp. ACCC06369.
TACGGCGATAGCCACAAGGAACACCGTTACCGTGGGGACGTCGGGAGGTTTTAAAACGATGTTCGGCACATGCTGTGCCCTGCTTATCCATACATCAGCTGCCGTGTTCGGACTTTCGGCAATCATTGTGAAATCCGCTTTACTATTTTCCATCTTCAAATATGTCGGTGCCGTTTACTTGGTATATCTAGGCTTCAAGACCTTATGGGGATTAAGGAATAAGCAAGTGGCTGCAGCGGCGGAAACGTCAGTCAAAAGTAGGTACGAAAACCAGTCTTGCTTTAAGCAAGGGTTCCTTACCAATCTGCTGAACCCTAAAGTGGCCGTTTTCTTCTTAACGTTTCTGCCTCAGTTCGTGGATCCTGGCAAGGATACGTTTTTACCGTTCCTGATCATGGGCATTACGTATACCGTTTTAACTGCAATGTGGTTTGTATTTTATATCTATCTGTTGAACCAGATCAGTGCTTTTATGAAAAAGCCTAAAACCCAAGCGATTTTCGAGGGTATAACCGGGACGGTCTTGATTGGTTTCGGGATAAAGCTAGCTTTGGAAAAAGCTCATAATTAATTAGAACTGCACCCTAATTGTTAGACACCATCTAACAATTGGAGGTGCAGTTTTTATTTTAAAAAGAAGAAAAAGACTGGCTCTTGATTCTGGTGAAGATGTAGGGATTGTACCTTTAGGTTATGTTACAATTACAAAAACCATAATTTGGTTTTTTTAAATTCGGGAGATTCCTGTAAGCAAGGAGATACTATTTTAAATAATATCGGCCTAAGCGCTTGGTCAAATGGAGATACAGGCATTCATTATACAATGATCTATTCAGCTATATTTTTCATCCCTTCCTTTATTATTGGTCATATTCATCCCGATAATAGCGGAGCAAAAGCTGGGAGAATCATATCAGGTTTCCTATCAGTTCTTATTGTTTCAGTACTAATATCGATTATTATCGATTTTGTGTAGATCTGTTGCAGAAAAAGGGCAAACCAAAGGGTATGAGCCCAATACCAAACTCATACCCCACCCAAACCTTTAAAATAAACCTGTTTACCTTTTTGTGTTCTTTAACTTGCCATGGTGTTCAAATCACTCAACATAACCATTTACGAAAAATCCAATCAATTCGAGCTCATCTTCCGTTAAATCCCGGTTTAACTCTTTAGCCAATTCCTGCTCCATTAAAGCTCGATTTCCCCGATGTTTGACCACGGTTCTGGCACATTCTTTCATTAGCTTAAGCTCCGCCTCCATTTCCAGTCTCGTGCAAGGCTGCTCATGATGGGAGAGTATATATGTATCGGCATCATAGGCTTCAATTTTCTTAACGAGCAGCGATGCCTGTTCAGCCGTAAAATTCCATTTTTCAGCATAAAGATTGGCATAAAGGCAGTCTCCCAGAAATAATGTTTTTTCTTCTGGAACATAAATGATGCAGGAATCTTTGGCGTGGTCGCCGCCGACATGTTCAATTACACAGGTTACATTGCCTAGATCGATTGTCATCGTTTTTTCAAAGATGATATCGGGCAGGGGCAGGGAAATCTCTCTATTCGTCCCATGTTCCAATTTGATTGCATCGGCGCAAAAGGGAATCTCTGTCCCTTCTTCGACCCGTTGATCAAGTGCCTGATCTTCCCATGAAAGCTGCTGCATATCTTTAATGTTGTTGTATGTTTTTTCCTGACAAATTACCGGAATCCCGATATGCTCCAGTCCGAAAACATGGTCCCAGTGGGAATGGGTAAGAACAAGGAAATTCCCGCTTATATCATTCCGAAGCAATTCGTCCTTAAAGAGCTGTGCATGCTGGACGGAATTCCCGGCATCGATGATGAGCGTTTTCTTGTTTCCCGTAACGGCGGCAAGAACCGGCCGATCGGTTACCTGAACTGGCGGCAGATAGACGATATGTTTCGATAGATGCTGTAATGTTTGCATGTTTCTGTTCTCCTTCGGATATTGGATGATATCCCCCATATATTGATTGGCTTTTTTCAAGTATAGCAAATTAAACATTTGTTAATTAGCTAATGATCCATTTAAAACGAATACGACTAATAAAAGACAACAATCACTGGGATTGCTGTCTTTTCGTCATCATTCAAATGAACCTATTCAAATATACCGTAACTTTCGAGAGGGCATTTAAAAAGGTGGCTTTAAAAAAAGACTCTTCCTTTTTCTGATCTTCAGGTGGTTCTATATATTTATTATTGTCCGCAACGAGTGTACTATTTGAGATTTTCGACTCGATGGCTCCTGTCAATTGCGCTGCAAATTTTTCACTATCGATGACCACCATCGATTCTGTATTTAAAAAGGCAGATCGAGAATCCAAATTGTAGGAACCCACTGCACTTAATCGTTGATCATAGACAACCGATTTACCATGCAAAGAATAAGGCTTTGCATATTCATAAAGCCTTGCGCCCGTCTCAACGATACTATCCCTAAGCGCCAAGTAACCTGAAAAAGCGATCACATTCGGGGTTGATGCCACCGAGTTGGTAAGTATCGTCCAATTAGCCTTTGAATCCATCTGCTTCGGTACATATTCCTTCAAGGCATCCGCAGGAACAATATAGGGACTTTGGATGAGTACCGATTGATTGGCATTCGCCGCAATGTCCACTAGAGATCTCCAAACAATTGGGTGTTTATTGAAACGCTCGATGGGATTATGTATGAAGGACACTTTTTTAGTAGGTGTTGTAGCCTTGCTCCAATCGACGGCAGGATTAACGAAATCTACATTAGTTTTCAAAGCTTTACTGTATTGATTCGCTAATGCATCTCTTTCACGTTTTCCTTTCTCCGTTTGCCTTTTCGAGAGGTCCGAAAAAACATCGCTCGTATATGGATGGGTCCATAATTCATGCAAATAGTCCTTCATTTCAACGATTACACTATCTTTCTCCTCTTTAGCATTGAAAATGAGTACATCCCTGTCATAGACAAAATTCCTCGGCGGCTTGCTAGCTAAATACTTATCGGCAATATTTCTCCCTCCGATGATGCCTAACTTTCCATCTACAGTGAGGATCTTATCATGAAGGCGATTATGCCAGGTCCACGGCTTAAATGGCTTAAAGGTTTCGTAATATCTTAATTCAATGTTTTCATGAGAGGCCAATGCATAACGGGCACTGCTTAATTGACCTCTGAGTCCATGGGATATTCCATCCAGAAGGATTCGGACTTTGACACCTCGGTCAGCCGCTTCGATCAAGGCTCCAAGAAAAAGTTCGGTTGATTTGCCTTTTCCAAAAGCATAGTAGGCAATATCGATTGAATTCTGGGCTTTCTGGATCATTCGCATTCGGGCGAGTCCCGACTCATAACCGTCTTCGAGAAGAAGGACACGATCTACGGTGGCTTCCTTCTCTCCCATATATGCACTTACTTGATTAATCGGCCTATCTTCTTCTTTTTCTTCTTTGGGGAAAAGAACCACTGCCGTCACCACTACATAAAGCAAATACATTAGAAGAACGAGCAGCACTCCTTTAATTGCCGTTTTTACAGTCATTGAGCACTCCCCCCCTTTTAGTGATATTTTAATACTATTCGTAATATGCAAAGACTCTATTCAACATCTTCAAGCAGAAATAAAAACGCCTCTGATCAGTTAGTCAGCGGCGCCTATCTAGGTCATTCTTGGGTAGAAATTGGTGCATTTATTTTCCTTTTAAATGTGACAAAGTGGTGAACATGAAAGCAGTTGCATAATATGATATAGAAGGAGGGATTTCATGCTTAAACAACCTGATAGAATAAGTATTTTCAATTATTGTTTTGCCTTAGGTGTGTCAGAGGTATTCTTTTTATCCAGCTTTTATCTTTCCATTCTAGACGTTTCATTATTTGCCGTCGCTTTACCATTTTCCGCATTATTTCTAATGTTCTCCTTGTACCTATTCCTTCGAACGCATAAAGCAGCAATGACGTTACCCAATCAAGCGGAACGAAGAAGGGAAATTCATGCGTTCTATCATCAGTCTTTCGGGATTTTCACAATCATATTTTCCGTCTTATTTTTTACAGCTTTAGCCTATATTCCCTTGCTGGAAAACGGGGGGCACTTCTATCTTCTTTATTGTTTACCGATGGCCTTGCTTTGTTTGATTCCTTCGATTGTATCTTATAAAGGAAGGAAATTATTCAAACTGGAAATGATTTAGTGGAACTCCTTTGGAATCCGAAAGCTTCATTATTTAAGAAGCTAATCGAGAAATGGATTTTAGTCTCTTTCCATGTTTATTAGTTGAATGTATAGGTAAAATGAGGATATAATAAAGATAACTAACATATATAAAAAAAGACACTGGTTAGATCAGCGTCTTAATGAACAGCAAACTGCATAAAGAGCAGCGGCTTTCTGTGGTAAGTCAGTAGCTACTCAATCATGAAAGTAACCCTTTTCCTACATACATCTGGCCGGATGGTATGGAGGGGGTTACTTTTTTAATGTAACCGCGATTACTGCGACGATTAAAGAGGCAAATGAAATCATAAGCATCAGTCCGTCCATAATAGAAATCACCAGCGACACCCCCTTTCATTAAAGGAGTGACCGCTGCCCACTATACCAAATTGCTGTCCACTTTCTATTATATCTGTATTTACTTGTTATTTATAGAAAAATATAGATATATTCATTCCCCTTATAAAATCCATGCTTATACATAAAAAAATCCCACTTATAGTGAGACCATTGTATATCCCATTATTGTTCCACTACACGGCCATCTTTGTAAATGTGGAACCACCCAATCGTTCCTGACCCGCCTTGATCCATCCAATCTTTATTAGCTGCTTTATAATTGTAATATGATTTTCTTTTGCCGTCTTTCAGCAATCTGCCATCACCGCTGAAAACGATATTGTTACCCAGCTTCTTTTTACCTAACGCAATCGCGTCTTTCTCCGTGAACTGTTTTCTTTCTACCTTATTTTCATCTAAGGCAGCCCATGTCAATGGTCCAACGATACCATCTGAACCCAGGTTATGATCCACTTGAAACTCTCTTACGACATTTTGTGTTTGGGTGCCGAAAATCCCATCAACGCCTACATTATATTTAACATCTTTAAGGCTTTGCTGTAAGTCTCTTACATAACTAGAACGCGAGCCTTTCCGGAGGGTCGGGCGCGTTTCCGCCTTCGTTTCGATTTTCTGGGTTTGACTGCCCTTAGATGCTGCTTGGGTAATTGAAGTTCCCATTCCTAAAGGGGCTAACATCAGGGCAACGGTTGGAATGATGACCAATACTTTCTTCTTCAACACAAATAACCTCCATTCATATAATCACTCCTGCAGGTTTCTGACTTACTTTCCTTGGAGCCCATTCATTATAACGTATGGAGTTATTTATTTGGTGTTTTATTACTTAAATTATAAAAAATGGTAAATAGTATCTACGGGGTGCATTTCCAAAGCTAATATGATAGAGACCTCGTTTCTTGAATAAAAAAATAATCCCCTTAAGGGGATTATTTCAGACTGTAGACAAACTCGATGAAAATCGAGTTTGTCTATTTTTTATGAGTTGTACAATTTGGCCGTTGATTTTCCACTCCAGGCACTCGCTTTCCGCGGGCGGTCGGGGAGCCTCCTCGGCTTTCGCCTGCGGGGTCTCCCCTAGACGCGCTTTTCCCGCAGGAGTCTCGTACCTTCCGTTCCAATCAACTTTGTCTTACCTTTTAGATAAACACTTTTGCCTGGAGTCATTTTTGTTTTAAAATAGAAGTATTAAAACTTGAGGTGATGAGGATGCTTTCTAAACATGATTCTATTCAGCGAGATCAACTTGAAATGATTACGTTAGATCAACTGGTGCCACTGAACCATTTGGTTCGTAAAATGGAGGCTGCCATTGACTTCACTTTCATTTATGACTTGGTGAAAGAGATGTATTCAGAGGTAGGACGCCCAAGTATTGATCCAGTTATTTTAGTTAAACTGACATTCATTCAATATACCTTCGGTATTCGTTCCATGCGTAAAACGATTGAAGAAGTTGAAACCAATATGGCTTACCGTTGGTTCTTAGGCTATGGTTTCCATGATAAAGTACCTCATTTCTCTACGTTCGGGAAAAATTATGAGCGACGCTTTAAAGATACAGACCTGTTTGAACAGATTTTCTATCGCATTTTAATGACAGCTGCTAATAAAAAGTTAATAAGTGCTGAACACGTTTTCGTGGATTCCACACATGTGAAAGCCAGTGCGAATAAAAGGAAATTTGAAAAGAAAATCGTTCGTAAAGAAACACGAGCGTATCAAGGGCGTCTTCAAGAAGAAATCAATCAAGATCGTGAAAAACATGGAAAGAAGCCTTTTCCATCAGATAAATTTGATAAAGAAGAGACCAAAGAGATTAAAGAAAGTACAACGGATTCTGAGAGTGGCTACTATGTGAAAGATGAACGAACAAAACAGTTTGCCTATTCATTCCATGCGGCCGCAGACCGCAACGGTTTTGTATTGGGAACGATTGTAACACCTGGAAATATACATGACAGTCAGATCTTAGAGCCACTAGTTGAACAAGTGATTGAGAAAGTTGGAAAACCGGAAGCCGTTGCCGCAGATGCAGCTTATAAAACAC
It contains:
- a CDS encoding MBL fold metallo-hydrolase is translated as MFNLLYLKKANQYMGDIIQYPKENRNMQTLQHLSKHIVYLPPVQVTDRPVLAAVTGNKKTLIIDAGNSVQHAQLFKDELLRNDISGNFLVLTHSHWDHVFGLEHIGIPVICQEKTYNNIKDMQQLSWEDQALDQRVEEGTEIPFCADAIKLEHGTNREISLPLPDIIFEKTMTIDLGNVTCVIEHVGGDHAKDSCIIYVPEEKTLFLGDCLYANLYAEKWNFTAEQASLLVKKIEAYDADTYILSHHEQPCTRLEMEAELKLMKECARTVVKHRGNRALMEQELAKELNRDLTEDELELIGFFVNGYVE
- a CDS encoding peptidoglycan-binding domain-containing protein, which codes for MLKKKVLVIIPTVALMLAPLGMGTSITQAASKGSQTQKIETKAETRPTLRKGSRSSYVRDLQQSLKDVKYNVGVDGIFGTQTQNVVREFQVDHNLGSDGIVGPLTWAALDENKVERKQFTEKDAIALGKKKLGNNIVFSGDGRLLKDGKRKSYYNYKAANKDWMDQGGSGTIGWFHIYKDGRVVEQ
- a CDS encoding LysE family translocator — translated: MENFYLFIIMCILLIILPGPDTAIATRNTVTVGTSGGFKTMFGTCCALLIHTSAAVFGLSAIIVKSALLFSIFKYVGAVYLVYLGFKTLWGLRNKQVAAAAETSVKSRYENQSCFKQGFLTNLLNPKVAVFFLTFLPQFVDPGKDTFLPFLIMGITYTVLTAMWFVFYIYLLNQISAFMKKPKTQAIFEGITGTVLIGFGIKLALEKAHN
- a CDS encoding IS1182 family transposase, yielding MLSKHDSIQRDQLEMITLDQLVPLNHLVRKMEAAIDFTFIYDLVKEMYSEVGRPSIDPVILVKLTFIQYTFGIRSMRKTIEEVETNMAYRWFLGYGFHDKVPHFSTFGKNYERRFKDTDLFEQIFYRILMTAANKKLISAEHVFVDSTHVKASANKRKFEKKIVRKETRAYQGRLQEEINQDREKHGKKPFPSDKFDKEETKEIKESTTDSESGYYVKDERTKQFAYSFHAAADRNGFVLGTIVTPGNIHDSQILEPLVEQVIEKVGKPEAVAADAAYKTPAITSYLFNKEIIPALPYTRPRTKEGFFRKQDYVYDEHFDCYLCPSGELLKYSTTNKEGYREYKSPKHTCATCSFLSQCTESKDHQKVVTRHIWQTHVEEADHLRHHQDVKTIYAKRKETIERVFADAKEKHGMRWTTLRGLKKLSMQAMLTFAAINLKKMANWTWRGPKMA
- a CDS encoding phospholipase D family protein: MTVKTAIKGVLLVLLMYLLYVVVTAVVLFPKEEKEEDRPINQVSAYMGEKEATVDRVLLLEDGYESGLARMRMIQKAQNSIDIAYYAFGKGKSTELFLGALIEAADRGVKVRILLDGISHGLRGQLSSARYALASHENIELRYYETFKPFKPWTWHNRLHDKILTVDGKLGIIGGRNIADKYLASKPPRNFVYDRDVLIFNAKEEKDSVIVEMKDYLHELWTHPYTSDVFSDLSKRQTEKGKRERDALANQYSKALKTNVDFVNPAVDWSKATTPTKKVSFIHNPIERFNKHPIVWRSLVDIAANANQSVLIQSPYIVPADALKEYVPKQMDSKANWTILTNSVASTPNVIAFSGYLALRDSIVETGARLYEYAKPYSLHGKSVVYDQRLSAVGSYNLDSRSAFLNTESMVVIDSEKFAAQLTGAIESKISNSTLVADNNKYIEPPEDQKKEESFFKATFLNALSKVTVYLNRFI